In one Mycobacterium sp. NBC_00419 genomic region, the following are encoded:
- a CDS encoding DNA-3-methyladenine glycosylase 2 family protein, translating into MHDDFDRCYRAVQSRDSRFDGWFVTAVLTTGIYCRPSCPVRLPLARNVRFYPSAAAAQRAGFRACKRCRPDASPGSPQWNARGDAVARAMRLIGDGVVDREGVTGLAARVGYTARQMERMLQAEVGAGPLAMARAQRVQTARVLIETTEMPFSDIAFAAGFASIRQFNDTVRTACDMTPTQLRHNAARRRGQDIAPGGQVLSLRLPVRAPFAYEGVFGHLAASAVPGCEEVRDGAFRRTLRLPSGYGIVSLRPRPDHVACTLVLENIRDLATAIARCRRLLDLDADPEAVIEALSTDTDLRDVVSKSPGQRIPRTVDEQELAVRAVLGQQVSTKAARTHAGRLVSAYGSAVTDPAGGLTHTFPTVDELAEIDPDHLAVPAARRRSLIALVAALAAGEVVLDPGCDWERARTQLLAVPGIGPWTAEIVAMRGLGDPDAFPATDLGVRLAAEQLGIPADARALSAHSVRWRPWRAYAAQHLWTTLDHSVNHWPPKETTP; encoded by the coding sequence GTGCACGACGATTTCGACCGCTGCTACCGGGCCGTCCAATCCAGGGACTCCCGGTTCGACGGCTGGTTCGTCACCGCTGTGCTGACGACGGGTATCTACTGCAGGCCCAGTTGTCCGGTACGGCTTCCGCTGGCCCGCAACGTGCGGTTCTATCCCAGTGCGGCTGCCGCGCAGCGGGCCGGGTTCCGGGCCTGCAAAAGGTGCCGGCCCGACGCCTCACCGGGATCGCCGCAGTGGAATGCCCGTGGCGACGCCGTCGCACGGGCCATGCGCCTGATCGGCGACGGGGTTGTCGACCGCGAGGGGGTCACCGGACTGGCGGCGCGGGTGGGCTACACCGCCCGCCAGATGGAACGCATGCTGCAGGCCGAGGTCGGCGCCGGGCCGCTGGCGATGGCCCGGGCGCAGCGGGTTCAGACCGCGCGGGTGCTCATCGAGACCACCGAGATGCCGTTCAGCGACATCGCCTTCGCCGCCGGGTTCGCCAGCATCCGGCAGTTCAACGACACCGTGCGGACTGCCTGCGATATGACGCCAACCCAGTTGCGGCACAACGCCGCCCGCCGTCGGGGACAGGACATCGCACCGGGCGGTCAGGTGCTCAGCCTGCGCTTGCCGGTGCGTGCGCCGTTTGCCTACGAGGGAGTGTTCGGGCATCTGGCGGCCAGCGCTGTGCCCGGGTGCGAAGAGGTGCGTGACGGTGCGTTCCGCCGCACCCTGCGTCTGCCGTCGGGGTACGGCATCGTCAGCCTGAGGCCGCGGCCCGATCATGTCGCGTGCACGCTGGTGCTGGAGAACATCCGCGACCTTGCGACGGCGATCGCCCGCTGCCGCCGGCTGCTGGATCTCGACGCCGACCCCGAGGCCGTGATCGAAGCCCTCAGCACCGACACGGATCTTCGGGACGTGGTCAGCAAGTCCCCGGGGCAGCGGATCCCCCGCACGGTCGACGAGCAGGAGCTGGCGGTGCGGGCGGTGCTCGGCCAACAGGTGTCGACGAAGGCCGCCCGCACCCATGCCGGCCGGCTGGTGTCGGCCTACGGCAGCGCGGTGACCGACCCGGCGGGTGGCCTCACCCACACCTTTCCCACCGTCGACGAGCTCGCCGAGATCGACCCCGATCATCTGGCTGTGCCTGCTGCCCGCCGGCGTTCACTGATCGCCCTTGTCGCGGCGCTGGCAGCCGGTGAGGTGGTTCTGGACCCCGGGTGCGACTGGGAAAGGGCCCGCACACAACTGCTGGCGGTGCCCGGTATCGGGCCCTGGACAGCCGAGATCGTGGCCATGCGGGGACTGGGCGACCCGGATGCGTTTCCGGCCACCGACCTGGGTGTGCGCCTGGCCGCCGAGCAGCTCGGCATCCCCGCCGATGCCCGAGCCCTGTCCGCCCACAGTGTCCGCTGGCGACCATGGCGGGCCTACGCAGCTCAACATCTATGGACCACCCTCGACCATTCGGTCAACCATTGGCCCCCGAAGGAGACGACGCCATGA
- a CDS encoding methylated-DNA--[protein]-cysteine S-methyltransferase: MTSLRFRIIDSPVGPLTLAGADSTLMHLRMVDQTHEPDRSSWVDADDAAFPEAVEQLAAYFAGELTEFDVDLYLGGTEFQRKVWAALRTIPYGQTRSYGEIAEQIGSPAASRAVGLANGRNPIGIIVPCHRVIGAAGGLTGYGGGLDRKRQLLALERVRESATLFD, from the coding sequence ATGACCAGTTTGCGATTCCGGATCATCGACAGCCCGGTCGGTCCGCTGACGCTGGCCGGCGCCGACTCGACCCTGATGCACCTGCGCATGGTCGACCAGACGCACGAACCCGACCGGTCGAGCTGGGTTGACGCCGACGATGCCGCCTTCCCCGAGGCCGTCGAGCAGCTGGCGGCGTACTTCGCCGGTGAGCTCACCGAGTTCGACGTTGACCTGTATCTGGGCGGCACGGAGTTCCAGCGGAAGGTATGGGCGGCGCTGCGCACCATCCCCTACGGCCAGACCCGCTCGTACGGAGAGATCGCCGAGCAGATCGGATCGCCGGCGGCTTCCCGCGCTGTCGGATTGGCGAACGGGCGCAATCCCATTGGCATCATCGTGCCCTGCCACCGCGTCATCGGCGCCGCCGGAGGGCTGACCGGATACGGGGGCGGGCTGGACCGCAAGCGCCAGCTGTTGGCGTTGGAGCGGGTTCGAGAATCGGCCACCCTGTTCGACTGA
- a CDS encoding GAP family protein, with product MPLLGELTALAAVVALSPFTVLPAVALVVHSERPRPVGLAFIAGWLAGKAAITVAFLQVPQLVQKLEGPAPAWTGWLRIALGLLALGGAVVYWRQSLTTVENPRWVSRIKRITPLSAAVTGVALTVINIKVVAACAAGGYLIGSAPLSNAGIAAAVTFFTLAGGSTAAVPILGYAVWTHRIDSFLASFRDWMQRRQRVLTVVVLGLVGGALVYSGAGAL from the coding sequence TTGCCGCTTCTTGGCGAGCTCACGGCGCTGGCCGCTGTGGTGGCTCTGTCACCCTTCACCGTCCTCCCCGCTGTTGCACTGGTGGTGCACAGCGAACGGCCGCGGCCGGTTGGGCTGGCGTTCATTGCGGGCTGGCTGGCGGGTAAGGCCGCCATCACGGTGGCGTTCCTCCAGGTGCCCCAGCTGGTGCAGAAACTGGAAGGGCCGGCGCCGGCGTGGACGGGCTGGCTGCGGATCGCCTTGGGACTGCTCGCCCTTGGGGGCGCAGTCGTCTATTGGCGCCAATCGCTTACGACGGTCGAAAACCCCCGCTGGGTGAGCCGCATCAAGCGGATCACCCCGCTGAGTGCCGCAGTCACCGGGGTGGCCCTGACGGTGATCAACATCAAAGTCGTTGCGGCATGCGCGGCGGGGGGCTACCTCATCGGTTCAGCGCCCTTGAGTAATGCCGGAATCGCTGCGGCGGTCACGTTCTTCACACTCGCCGGCGGCTCGACTGCGGCGGTGCCGATTCTCGGCTACGCAGTCTGGACCCATCGGATCGACAGTTTCCTGGCGTCATTCCGCGACTGGATGCAGCGACGACAGCGGGTACTGACCGTCGTTGTTCTCGGCCTGGTGGGCGGCGCGTTGGTGTATTCAGGTGCCGGCGCGCTCTGA
- a CDS encoding Zn-ribbon domain-containing OB-fold protein, which yields MQRVPLVDYLVLEDGPHLVANECTNCGARYFDRRSGCANCSGREFRHVRISDTGTLRTFTIVSFAAEGVQVPFVAGVVDCDGTSVRANIVNVPPDPEHVTTGMKVRLTTVPVGVDQSGVEAVGFGFEPAE from the coding sequence GTGCAGCGCGTACCTCTGGTGGACTACCTCGTGCTCGAGGACGGACCCCATCTCGTCGCCAATGAATGCACCAACTGCGGCGCCCGCTATTTCGACCGGCGCAGCGGGTGTGCGAACTGCAGCGGGCGGGAGTTCCGCCACGTGCGGATCTCCGACACCGGCACGCTGCGGACGTTCACGATCGTCAGCTTCGCCGCCGAAGGAGTGCAGGTGCCGTTCGTGGCCGGCGTCGTGGACTGCGACGGCACAAGTGTGCGCGCCAACATCGTCAACGTGCCGCCGGACCCCGAGCACGTGACAACCGGCATGAAGGTGCGGCTGACCACTGTGCCCGTTGGCGTGGATCAGTCCGGTGTGGAAGCGGTCGGATTCGGCTTCGAGCCGGCGGAGTAG